In Metopolophium dirhodum isolate CAU chromosome 7, ASM1992520v1, whole genome shotgun sequence, one genomic interval encodes:
- the LOC132948504 gene encoding protein flightless-1 isoform X1 encodes MANTGVLPFVRGIDFSNNDFKTSKFPSAVMSMSSVQWLNLNRVKLHEIPEEIGKLGKLEHLSIAHNNIERLYGELTELCSLRSLIARHNCIKSSGIPQELFCNNQTTTELTTLDLSHNRLTRIPDGLESSSSLLVLNLSHNRISSIPNQLFVHLTDLLSLDLSNNELQTLPPQMRRLTNLQTLLLNNNPLDHFQLRQLPSMKTLTTLHMRNTHRNLTNMPPSLETLTSLTDLDLSCNQLPKVPDALYTLTNLKRLNLSSNLIIELSLALEVWQELEVLQLSDNELTSLPASLCKLSSLKRLYVNYNKLDFDGIPSGIGKLSALEVFSACGNLLEMIPEGLCRCGSLKKLLLGSNKLITLPDTIHLLKDIEVLDLSNNPHLIMPPKPTSMATDGLQFYNIDFSLQNQLRLAGAVVPNSIQPTQTSSRDPIARKLRLRRSKRDHEEEKQAKILKGMQDIANDKNNETFDDCIKAESLKPKRWDEGLEKPAVDYGELFEDGTGRLPGLSVWEIENFLPNLVDEVAYGKLYRGDCYIVLHTTINVTSDSLCWKIFFWIGDNASLDKRACAAIHAVNLRNFLGAECRTIREELGEESEEFLSLFDSPLVYIDGGRTASGFYTVEDITYFTRMFRVHAHGTSVHLEPVKLCYTSLDIGYVFILDAGLSIFLWQGTKAKNTLKSKARLLAEKINKNERKNSAEIFIEEFGEESKEFRDLLEMNDTFDSSVDIQANVDENFEPPCPRLYQVKLGMGYLELPQVEILHNTLEHSLLNSKNVYILDSSTDLYVWFGKKSTRLVRAAAVKLSQELFAMIERPDYALTMRIQEGNEHQIFKIRFVGWEEVIAVDFTRTAESVQKTGADLTKWAMKQETKHDLAALFTPRQPPMLFNEALQLMQDWNDDLDQMESFVLEGKKFVRLPEDELGQFYSKDCYVFLCRYWVPVDDEEGNEDNISDGQPEDFQCVVYFWQGRDASNMGWLTFTFSLEKQFKAMLGEKLEVIRTHQQQENIKFLSHFKRKFVIHSGKRKVKPPPVQLYHLRSNGSALYSRLIEIKPDARNLNSAFCYILKVKFDQEDSNGIVYLWVGSKTDPEDIKLAEEIADDMFNDAWTSLQVINEGEEPNNFFWVALGGEKPYEQDAEYMKFTRLFRCSNEKGYFTISEKCSDFCQDDLADDDIMVLDNGEQVFLWLGARSSEVEIKLAYKSAQVYIQHLRVKQPEKLRKLMLALKNKESRRFTKCFHGWSSHKKTPE; translated from the exons ACATCAAAATTTCCTTCTGCTGTTATGTCCATGTCAAGTGTTCAATGGCTGAACTTAAACAGGGTAAAATTACATGAAATCCCAGAAGAAATTGGAAAACTTGGAAAATTA gaGCATTTATcaattgcacataataatattgaaagatTGTACGGAGAACTTACAGAACTATGTTCATTAAGGTCATTAATTGCTCGTCATAATTGCATTAAAAGTTCTGGTATACCTCAAGAACTCTTTTGCAACAATCAAACTACAACTGAATTGACAACATTGGATTTAAGCCATAACCGATTAACTAGAATACCAGATGGCTTAGAATCATCTTCAAGTCTACTAGTGCTGAATCTATctcataatag gataagTTCCATTCCTAATCAACTATTTGTTCATTTGACAGATTTATTGTCATTAGATTTAAGCAATAATGAACTACAAACACTTCCTCCACAAATGAGAAGATTAACAAATTTGCAaacattattgttaaataataacccATTAGATCACTTTCAGTTaag acAATTACCATCTATGAAAACTTTAACAACGCTACATATGCGCAATACTCATCGGAATTTAACTAATATGCCTCCAAGTCTTGAAACGTTGACATCTCTAACGGACTTGGATTTAAGCTGTAATCAACTACCAAAAGTACCAGATGCTCTTTATACCTtgactaatttaaaaagattaaaCCTGTCATCAAATCTTATCATAGAGCTTTCATTggcattag aggttTGGCAGGAACTTGAAGTTCTTCAACTTTCCGACAATGAATTGACATCTTTACCAGCTTCACTTTGTAAGCTATCATCGCTTAAACGGTTAtatgtaaattacaataaactTGATTTTGATGGTATTCCTTCTGGAATTGGTAAATTATCTGCATTGGAAGTCTTTTCTGCTTGTGGAAATTTATTAGAAATGATTCCAGAAGGTTTATGTAG atgtgGTAGCTTAAAAAAACTCTTGCTTGGCTCTAATAAACTAATTACGTTACCTGATACGATTCACTTATTAAAAGATATAGAAGTACTTGATTTAAGTAATAATCCACACTTAATAATGCCACCAAAACCTACTAGTATGGCAACTGATGGAttgcaattttataatattgatttttctctACAAAACCAATTGAGACTTGCTGGAGCTGTAGTTCCGAATTCTATACAGCCAACTCAAA CTTCTAGCCGTGATCCAATTGCTCGTAAATTAAGATTACGGAGAAGTAAAAGGGATCATGAAGAAGAAAAACAAGCAAAAATTCtcaaa ggtATGCAAGACATAGCAAATGATAAAAACAATGAAACTTTTGATGATTGTATAAAAGCAGAGtcattaaa accTAAAAGATGGGATGAAGGATTAGAAAAGCCTGCGGTTGATTACGGTGAATTATTTGAAGATGGAACTGGTAGACTTCCTGGCCTTAGTGTTTgggaaatagaaaattttttgcCAAACTTGGTTGATGAAGTAGCTTATGGAAAACTTTATAGAGGAGATTGTTATATTGTTCTTCACACAACCATTAATGTTACATCAGATAGTTTATGTTGGAAAATTTTTTTCTGGATTGGAGATAACGCTTCT CTTGATAAACGAGCTTGCGCTGCTATACATGCTGTTAATTTAAGAAACTTTTTGGGAGCTGAATGTAGGACTATACGTGAAGAATTAGGTGAGGAATCAGAAgagtttttatcattatttgatTCACCATTGGTTTATATTGATGGAGGTCGTACTGCTAGTGGATTTTATACAGTTGAAGATATT actTATTTTACACGCATGTTTAGAGTACATGCTCATGGAACTTCTGTACATTTAGAACcagttaaattatgttatacatcCTTGGACATTggatatgtatttattttggatGCGGGTTTATCAATTTTTCTATGGCAAGGTACTAAAGCAAAGAACACCCTTAAATCAAAGGCGAG attattggctgaaaaaattaacaaaaatgaaagaaaaaatagtGCAGAAATATTCATTGAAGAATTTGGCGAAGAAAGTAAAGAATTTCGTGATTTGTTAGAAATGAATGATACATTTGACTCTTCTGTTGATATTCAA gctaATGTGGATGAAAACTTTGAACCACCATGTCCTCGTTTATATCAGGTTAAATTGGGTATGGGCTACTTAGAACTGCCTCAAgttgaaatattacataatactttAGAGCATTcacttttaaattctaaaaatgtttatattcttgATTCATCTACTGACTTATACGTTTG GTTTGGAAAAAAGTCAACACGGTTGGTGAGAGCAGCTGCTGTCAAGCTCTCTCAAGAATTATTTGCTATGATTGAACGTCCAGATTATGCATTAACAATGCGAATTCAAGAAGGAAACgaacatcaaatatttaaaataagatttgTTGGGTGGGAAGAAGTTATTGCAGTAGATTTTACGCGAACTGCAGAATCAGTTCAAAAAACTGGTGCAGACCTAACTAAATGGGCTATGAAACAAGAAACTAAA CATGATTTAGCAGCATTATTTACTCCACGTCAACCACCAATGTTGTTTAACGAAGCATTACAGCTAATGCAAGACTGGAATGATGATTTAGACCAAATGGAGTCTTTTGTTTTGGAAGGGAAAAAGTTTGTGAGATTACCTGAAGATGAACTAGGACAATTTTATAGCAAAGATTGTTATGTATTCTTGTGTCGTTATTGGGTACCTGTTGATGATGAAGAAGGAAACGAAGATAATATATCAGATGGTCAGCCTGAAGATTTCCAATGTGTTGTATATTTTTGGCAAGGACGAGATGCGTCAAATATGGGCTGGCTGACATTTActtttag cTTGGAGAAACAATTTAAAGCTATGCTTGGCGAAAAACTAGAAGTAATTCGTACTCATCAACaacaagaaaatattaaatttttgtctcattttaaaagaaaatttgttATACATTCTGGTAAAAGAAAAGTAAAACCACCACCTGTACAACTTTATCATTTAAGGTCTAATGGTAGTGCACTCTATTCAAGACTCATTGAAATAAAACCAGATGCAAGAAATTTAAATTCAGCattttg ttatattttaaaagtaaaatttgatCAAGAAGATTCTAATGGAATTGTATATTTATGGGTTGGATCCAAAACTGACCCAGAAGATATAAAATTAGCGGAAGAAATTGCTGATGATATGTTTAATGAT GCATGGACTAGTTTACAAGTAATAAATGAAGGAGAAGAACCTAATAACTTTTTCTGGGTAGCATTGGGCGGTGAAAAACCTTATGAACAAGATGCtgaatatatgaaatttactaGACTATTTCGATGTTCTAATGAAAAAGGATATTTCACTATATCAGAAAAATGTTCAGATTTTTGTCAG GATGATTTAGCTGATGATGATATAATGGTGCTTGACAATGGGGAACAGGTCTTTTTATGGCTTGGTGCTAGAAGCAGCgaagttgaaataaaattagcTTATAAATCTGCTCag gtttatatacAACATCTAAGAGTTAAACAACCAGAAAAACTACGTAAATTGATGTTGGCATTAAAAAACAAGGAATCGCGtagatttacaaaatgttttcatgGCTGGAGCTCACATAAAAAAACACCAGAATAG
- the LOC132948504 gene encoding protein flightless-1 isoform X2 gives MANTGVLPFVRGIDFSNNDFKTSKFPSAVMSMSSVQWLNLNRVKLHEIPEEIGKLGKLEHLSIAHNNIERLYGELTELCSLRSLIARHNCIKSSGIPQELFCNNQTTTELTTLDLSHNRLTRIPDGLESSSSLLVLNLSHNRISSIPNQLFVHLTDLLSLDLSNNELQTLPPQMRRLTNLQTLLLNNNPLDHFQLRQLPSMKTLTTLHMRNTHRNLTNMPPSLETLTSLTDLDLSCNQLPKVPDALYTLTNLKRLNLSSNLIIELSLALEVWQELEVLQLSDNELTSLPASLCKLSSLKRLYVNYNKLDFDGIPSGIGKLSALEVFSACGNLLEMIPEGLCRCGSLKKLLLGSNKLITLPDTIHLLKDIEVLDLSNNPHLIMPPKPTSMATDGLQFYNIDFSLQNQLRLAGAVVPNSIQPTQTSSRDPIARKLRLRRSKRDHEEEKQAKILKGMQDIANDKNNETFDDCIKAESLKPKRWDEGLEKPAVDYGELFEDGTGRLPGLSVWEIENFLPNLVDEVAYGKLYRGDCYIVLHTTINVTSDSLCWKIFFWIGDNASLDKRACAAIHAVNLRNFLGAECRTIREELGEESEEFLSLFDSPLVYIDGGRTASGFYTVEDITYFTRMFRVHAHGTSVHLEPVKLCYTSLDIGYVFILDAGLSIFLWQGTKAKNTLKSKARLLAEKINKNERKNSAEIFIEEFGEESKEFRDLLEMNDTFDSSVDIQANVDENFEPPCPRLYQVKLGMGYLELPQVEILHNTLEHSLLNSKNVYILDSSTDLYVWFGKKSTRLVRAAAVKLSQELFAMIERPDYALTMRIQEGNEHQIFKIRFVGWEEVIAVDFTRTAESVQKTGADLTKWAMKQETKHDLAALFTPRQPPMLFNEALQLMQDWNDDLDQMESFVLEGKKFVRLPEDELGQFYSKDCYVFLCRYWVPVDDEEGNEDNISDGQPEDFQCVVYFWQGRDASNMGWLTFTFSLEKQFKAMLGEKLEVIRTHQQQENIKFLSHFKRKFVIHSGKRKVKPPPVQLYHLRSNGSALYSRLIEIKPDARNLNSAFCYILKVKFDQEDSNGIVYLWVGSKTDPEDIKLAEEIADDMFNDASMD, from the exons ACATCAAAATTTCCTTCTGCTGTTATGTCCATGTCAAGTGTTCAATGGCTGAACTTAAACAGGGTAAAATTACATGAAATCCCAGAAGAAATTGGAAAACTTGGAAAATTA gaGCATTTATcaattgcacataataatattgaaagatTGTACGGAGAACTTACAGAACTATGTTCATTAAGGTCATTAATTGCTCGTCATAATTGCATTAAAAGTTCTGGTATACCTCAAGAACTCTTTTGCAACAATCAAACTACAACTGAATTGACAACATTGGATTTAAGCCATAACCGATTAACTAGAATACCAGATGGCTTAGAATCATCTTCAAGTCTACTAGTGCTGAATCTATctcataatag gataagTTCCATTCCTAATCAACTATTTGTTCATTTGACAGATTTATTGTCATTAGATTTAAGCAATAATGAACTACAAACACTTCCTCCACAAATGAGAAGATTAACAAATTTGCAaacattattgttaaataataacccATTAGATCACTTTCAGTTaag acAATTACCATCTATGAAAACTTTAACAACGCTACATATGCGCAATACTCATCGGAATTTAACTAATATGCCTCCAAGTCTTGAAACGTTGACATCTCTAACGGACTTGGATTTAAGCTGTAATCAACTACCAAAAGTACCAGATGCTCTTTATACCTtgactaatttaaaaagattaaaCCTGTCATCAAATCTTATCATAGAGCTTTCATTggcattag aggttTGGCAGGAACTTGAAGTTCTTCAACTTTCCGACAATGAATTGACATCTTTACCAGCTTCACTTTGTAAGCTATCATCGCTTAAACGGTTAtatgtaaattacaataaactTGATTTTGATGGTATTCCTTCTGGAATTGGTAAATTATCTGCATTGGAAGTCTTTTCTGCTTGTGGAAATTTATTAGAAATGATTCCAGAAGGTTTATGTAG atgtgGTAGCTTAAAAAAACTCTTGCTTGGCTCTAATAAACTAATTACGTTACCTGATACGATTCACTTATTAAAAGATATAGAAGTACTTGATTTAAGTAATAATCCACACTTAATAATGCCACCAAAACCTACTAGTATGGCAACTGATGGAttgcaattttataatattgatttttctctACAAAACCAATTGAGACTTGCTGGAGCTGTAGTTCCGAATTCTATACAGCCAACTCAAA CTTCTAGCCGTGATCCAATTGCTCGTAAATTAAGATTACGGAGAAGTAAAAGGGATCATGAAGAAGAAAAACAAGCAAAAATTCtcaaa ggtATGCAAGACATAGCAAATGATAAAAACAATGAAACTTTTGATGATTGTATAAAAGCAGAGtcattaaa accTAAAAGATGGGATGAAGGATTAGAAAAGCCTGCGGTTGATTACGGTGAATTATTTGAAGATGGAACTGGTAGACTTCCTGGCCTTAGTGTTTgggaaatagaaaattttttgcCAAACTTGGTTGATGAAGTAGCTTATGGAAAACTTTATAGAGGAGATTGTTATATTGTTCTTCACACAACCATTAATGTTACATCAGATAGTTTATGTTGGAAAATTTTTTTCTGGATTGGAGATAACGCTTCT CTTGATAAACGAGCTTGCGCTGCTATACATGCTGTTAATTTAAGAAACTTTTTGGGAGCTGAATGTAGGACTATACGTGAAGAATTAGGTGAGGAATCAGAAgagtttttatcattatttgatTCACCATTGGTTTATATTGATGGAGGTCGTACTGCTAGTGGATTTTATACAGTTGAAGATATT actTATTTTACACGCATGTTTAGAGTACATGCTCATGGAACTTCTGTACATTTAGAACcagttaaattatgttatacatcCTTGGACATTggatatgtatttattttggatGCGGGTTTATCAATTTTTCTATGGCAAGGTACTAAAGCAAAGAACACCCTTAAATCAAAGGCGAG attattggctgaaaaaattaacaaaaatgaaagaaaaaatagtGCAGAAATATTCATTGAAGAATTTGGCGAAGAAAGTAAAGAATTTCGTGATTTGTTAGAAATGAATGATACATTTGACTCTTCTGTTGATATTCAA gctaATGTGGATGAAAACTTTGAACCACCATGTCCTCGTTTATATCAGGTTAAATTGGGTATGGGCTACTTAGAACTGCCTCAAgttgaaatattacataatactttAGAGCATTcacttttaaattctaaaaatgtttatattcttgATTCATCTACTGACTTATACGTTTG GTTTGGAAAAAAGTCAACACGGTTGGTGAGAGCAGCTGCTGTCAAGCTCTCTCAAGAATTATTTGCTATGATTGAACGTCCAGATTATGCATTAACAATGCGAATTCAAGAAGGAAACgaacatcaaatatttaaaataagatttgTTGGGTGGGAAGAAGTTATTGCAGTAGATTTTACGCGAACTGCAGAATCAGTTCAAAAAACTGGTGCAGACCTAACTAAATGGGCTATGAAACAAGAAACTAAA CATGATTTAGCAGCATTATTTACTCCACGTCAACCACCAATGTTGTTTAACGAAGCATTACAGCTAATGCAAGACTGGAATGATGATTTAGACCAAATGGAGTCTTTTGTTTTGGAAGGGAAAAAGTTTGTGAGATTACCTGAAGATGAACTAGGACAATTTTATAGCAAAGATTGTTATGTATTCTTGTGTCGTTATTGGGTACCTGTTGATGATGAAGAAGGAAACGAAGATAATATATCAGATGGTCAGCCTGAAGATTTCCAATGTGTTGTATATTTTTGGCAAGGACGAGATGCGTCAAATATGGGCTGGCTGACATTTActtttag cTTGGAGAAACAATTTAAAGCTATGCTTGGCGAAAAACTAGAAGTAATTCGTACTCATCAACaacaagaaaatattaaatttttgtctcattttaaaagaaaatttgttATACATTCTGGTAAAAGAAAAGTAAAACCACCACCTGTACAACTTTATCATTTAAGGTCTAATGGTAGTGCACTCTATTCAAGACTCATTGAAATAAAACCAGATGCAAGAAATTTAAATTCAGCattttg ttatattttaaaagtaaaatttgatCAAGAAGATTCTAATGGAATTGTATATTTATGGGTTGGATCCAAAACTGACCCAGAAGATATAAAATTAGCGGAAGAAATTGCTGATGATATGTTTAATGATGCAA GCATGGACTAG
- the LOC132948504 gene encoding protein flightless-1 isoform X3, with amino-acid sequence MRRLTNLQTLLLNNNPLDHFQLRQLPSMKTLTTLHMRNTHRNLTNMPPSLETLTSLTDLDLSCNQLPKVPDALYTLTNLKRLNLSSNLIIELSLALEVWQELEVLQLSDNELTSLPASLCKLSSLKRLYVNYNKLDFDGIPSGIGKLSALEVFSACGNLLEMIPEGLCRCGSLKKLLLGSNKLITLPDTIHLLKDIEVLDLSNNPHLIMPPKPTSMATDGLQFYNIDFSLQNQLRLAGAVVPNSIQPTQTSSRDPIARKLRLRRSKRDHEEEKQAKILKGMQDIANDKNNETFDDCIKAESLKPKRWDEGLEKPAVDYGELFEDGTGRLPGLSVWEIENFLPNLVDEVAYGKLYRGDCYIVLHTTINVTSDSLCWKIFFWIGDNASLDKRACAAIHAVNLRNFLGAECRTIREELGEESEEFLSLFDSPLVYIDGGRTASGFYTVEDITYFTRMFRVHAHGTSVHLEPVKLCYTSLDIGYVFILDAGLSIFLWQGTKAKNTLKSKARLLAEKINKNERKNSAEIFIEEFGEESKEFRDLLEMNDTFDSSVDIQANVDENFEPPCPRLYQVKLGMGYLELPQVEILHNTLEHSLLNSKNVYILDSSTDLYVWFGKKSTRLVRAAAVKLSQELFAMIERPDYALTMRIQEGNEHQIFKIRFVGWEEVIAVDFTRTAESVQKTGADLTKWAMKQETKHDLAALFTPRQPPMLFNEALQLMQDWNDDLDQMESFVLEGKKFVRLPEDELGQFYSKDCYVFLCRYWVPVDDEEGNEDNISDGQPEDFQCVVYFWQGRDASNMGWLTFTFSLEKQFKAMLGEKLEVIRTHQQQENIKFLSHFKRKFVIHSGKRKVKPPPVQLYHLRSNGSALYSRLIEIKPDARNLNSAFCYILKVKFDQEDSNGIVYLWVGSKTDPEDIKLAEEIADDMFNDAWTSLQVINEGEEPNNFFWVALGGEKPYEQDAEYMKFTRLFRCSNEKGYFTISEKCSDFCQDDLADDDIMVLDNGEQVFLWLGARSSEVEIKLAYKSAQVYIQHLRVKQPEKLRKLMLALKNKESRRFTKCFHGWSSHKKTPE; translated from the exons ATGAGAAGATTAACAAATTTGCAaacattattgttaaataataacccATTAGATCACTTTCAGTTaag acAATTACCATCTATGAAAACTTTAACAACGCTACATATGCGCAATACTCATCGGAATTTAACTAATATGCCTCCAAGTCTTGAAACGTTGACATCTCTAACGGACTTGGATTTAAGCTGTAATCAACTACCAAAAGTACCAGATGCTCTTTATACCTtgactaatttaaaaagattaaaCCTGTCATCAAATCTTATCATAGAGCTTTCATTggcattag aggttTGGCAGGAACTTGAAGTTCTTCAACTTTCCGACAATGAATTGACATCTTTACCAGCTTCACTTTGTAAGCTATCATCGCTTAAACGGTTAtatgtaaattacaataaactTGATTTTGATGGTATTCCTTCTGGAATTGGTAAATTATCTGCATTGGAAGTCTTTTCTGCTTGTGGAAATTTATTAGAAATGATTCCAGAAGGTTTATGTAG atgtgGTAGCTTAAAAAAACTCTTGCTTGGCTCTAATAAACTAATTACGTTACCTGATACGATTCACTTATTAAAAGATATAGAAGTACTTGATTTAAGTAATAATCCACACTTAATAATGCCACCAAAACCTACTAGTATGGCAACTGATGGAttgcaattttataatattgatttttctctACAAAACCAATTGAGACTTGCTGGAGCTGTAGTTCCGAATTCTATACAGCCAACTCAAA CTTCTAGCCGTGATCCAATTGCTCGTAAATTAAGATTACGGAGAAGTAAAAGGGATCATGAAGAAGAAAAACAAGCAAAAATTCtcaaa ggtATGCAAGACATAGCAAATGATAAAAACAATGAAACTTTTGATGATTGTATAAAAGCAGAGtcattaaa accTAAAAGATGGGATGAAGGATTAGAAAAGCCTGCGGTTGATTACGGTGAATTATTTGAAGATGGAACTGGTAGACTTCCTGGCCTTAGTGTTTgggaaatagaaaattttttgcCAAACTTGGTTGATGAAGTAGCTTATGGAAAACTTTATAGAGGAGATTGTTATATTGTTCTTCACACAACCATTAATGTTACATCAGATAGTTTATGTTGGAAAATTTTTTTCTGGATTGGAGATAACGCTTCT CTTGATAAACGAGCTTGCGCTGCTATACATGCTGTTAATTTAAGAAACTTTTTGGGAGCTGAATGTAGGACTATACGTGAAGAATTAGGTGAGGAATCAGAAgagtttttatcattatttgatTCACCATTGGTTTATATTGATGGAGGTCGTACTGCTAGTGGATTTTATACAGTTGAAGATATT actTATTTTACACGCATGTTTAGAGTACATGCTCATGGAACTTCTGTACATTTAGAACcagttaaattatgttatacatcCTTGGACATTggatatgtatttattttggatGCGGGTTTATCAATTTTTCTATGGCAAGGTACTAAAGCAAAGAACACCCTTAAATCAAAGGCGAG attattggctgaaaaaattaacaaaaatgaaagaaaaaatagtGCAGAAATATTCATTGAAGAATTTGGCGAAGAAAGTAAAGAATTTCGTGATTTGTTAGAAATGAATGATACATTTGACTCTTCTGTTGATATTCAA gctaATGTGGATGAAAACTTTGAACCACCATGTCCTCGTTTATATCAGGTTAAATTGGGTATGGGCTACTTAGAACTGCCTCAAgttgaaatattacataatactttAGAGCATTcacttttaaattctaaaaatgtttatattcttgATTCATCTACTGACTTATACGTTTG GTTTGGAAAAAAGTCAACACGGTTGGTGAGAGCAGCTGCTGTCAAGCTCTCTCAAGAATTATTTGCTATGATTGAACGTCCAGATTATGCATTAACAATGCGAATTCAAGAAGGAAACgaacatcaaatatttaaaataagatttgTTGGGTGGGAAGAAGTTATTGCAGTAGATTTTACGCGAACTGCAGAATCAGTTCAAAAAACTGGTGCAGACCTAACTAAATGGGCTATGAAACAAGAAACTAAA CATGATTTAGCAGCATTATTTACTCCACGTCAACCACCAATGTTGTTTAACGAAGCATTACAGCTAATGCAAGACTGGAATGATGATTTAGACCAAATGGAGTCTTTTGTTTTGGAAGGGAAAAAGTTTGTGAGATTACCTGAAGATGAACTAGGACAATTTTATAGCAAAGATTGTTATGTATTCTTGTGTCGTTATTGGGTACCTGTTGATGATGAAGAAGGAAACGAAGATAATATATCAGATGGTCAGCCTGAAGATTTCCAATGTGTTGTATATTTTTGGCAAGGACGAGATGCGTCAAATATGGGCTGGCTGACATTTActtttag cTTGGAGAAACAATTTAAAGCTATGCTTGGCGAAAAACTAGAAGTAATTCGTACTCATCAACaacaagaaaatattaaatttttgtctcattttaaaagaaaatttgttATACATTCTGGTAAAAGAAAAGTAAAACCACCACCTGTACAACTTTATCATTTAAGGTCTAATGGTAGTGCACTCTATTCAAGACTCATTGAAATAAAACCAGATGCAAGAAATTTAAATTCAGCattttg ttatattttaaaagtaaaatttgatCAAGAAGATTCTAATGGAATTGTATATTTATGGGTTGGATCCAAAACTGACCCAGAAGATATAAAATTAGCGGAAGAAATTGCTGATGATATGTTTAATGAT GCATGGACTAGTTTACAAGTAATAAATGAAGGAGAAGAACCTAATAACTTTTTCTGGGTAGCATTGGGCGGTGAAAAACCTTATGAACAAGATGCtgaatatatgaaatttactaGACTATTTCGATGTTCTAATGAAAAAGGATATTTCACTATATCAGAAAAATGTTCAGATTTTTGTCAG GATGATTTAGCTGATGATGATATAATGGTGCTTGACAATGGGGAACAGGTCTTTTTATGGCTTGGTGCTAGAAGCAGCgaagttgaaataaaattagcTTATAAATCTGCTCag gtttatatacAACATCTAAGAGTTAAACAACCAGAAAAACTACGTAAATTGATGTTGGCATTAAAAAACAAGGAATCGCGtagatttacaaaatgttttcatgGCTGGAGCTCACATAAAAAAACACCAGAATAG
- the LOC132948506 gene encoding protein phosphatase PTC7 homolog — protein sequence MQQIVTTGRLISRALWNGFTNLAPSNSEHVNKKREPSFLYAVCGFPKESSRKHPPVKGKFGDDAWFSAKGKAIDVLGVADGVGGWRHYGIDPGEFSSFLMTTCERLVSLGKVKPNEPNKLLAQSYYELLENKQPILGSSTACVVVLNKETSSIYTANIGDSGFMVVRGGHVVHRSEEQQHYFNTPYQLSVPPPAHNGQVLSDSPDSADTSDFAVENGDVILLATDGVFDNVPDHLLLKELSQVEGVRDPTKLQCAANTIAWMARILAFDRSFLSPFALSAQANGINTVGGKPDDITVLLATIAM from the exons atgcagCAAATAGTTACTACTGGTAGACTGATTTCCCGTGCTCTATGGAATGGCTTCACTAATTTGGCTCCTTCAAATTCTGAACACGTAAATAAGAAACGTGAGCCTTCATTCCTTTATGCTGTATGTGGTTTTCCTAAAGAATCTTCGCGTAAACATCCTCCGGTTAAAGGGAAATTTGGAGATGATGCTTGGTTTTCTGCTAAAGGAAAAGCAATTGATGTactag gtgtAGCTGATGGTGTTGGCGGTTGGCGCCACTATGGCATTGACCCAGGAGAATTTTCAAGTTTTCTCATGACAACATGTGAGAGACTTGTATCTTTGGGAAAAGTTAAGCCAAATGaaccaaataaattattagctCAAAGTTATTACGAGTTACttgaaaataaacaaccaatttTAG GAAGTAGTACTGCGTGTGTAGTGGTGCTAAACAAAGAGACCTCCAGTATCTATACAGCCAATATTGGTGATAGCGGTTTTATGGTAGTTCGTGGCGGACATGTTGTCCATCGTTCTGAAGAACAACAACACTATTTTAATACTCCCTATCAATTATCAGTTCCACCTCCTGCTCACAATGGTCAAGTATTAAGTGACAGCCCAGACTCGGCTGATACTTCAGATTTTGCTGTTGAGAATGGAGATGTCATTCTTTTAGCCACCGACGGAGTTTTTGATAATGTTCCTGACCATTTGTTATTGAAAGAATTAAGTCAAGTTGAAGGCGTTCGTGATCCTACGAAATTGCAATGTGCTGCTAACACAATTGCATGGATGGCTAGAATATTAGCCTTTGATAGGTCTTTCTTATCACCATTTGCTCTTTCTGCTCAAGCTAACGGAATCAACACAGTCg gtggAAAACCTGATGACATCACTGTGCTTCTAGCAACCATTGCCATGTAA